GAGATCGTGGCGACGAAAGCGACCTGCCAAGTCGCGAGCCATTTCACGAAACTCGTCTATTTCGGCGGCATCGTCGACCAGGCGGCGACGCTCGATCCGGTGCTGGCGGGGATCGCAATCGCGGCCTCGATGCTCGGCACCTCGCTGGCGCGGCGCATCCTGGAGGCGATGAGCGACCAGCAGTATCGCGTCTGGGCGACGCGGCTGATCACCACCATCGCCTGCTACTATCTCGCCTATGGAAGCTGGCTCGTGGTCCGCACACCGGTGATGGCGGCCTTTGACAACGGAGGCGTGCAATGACGGAGAGCGCAGACCCGCTCGTGCTCGATTTCGTCGAATGGATCGCGCGCGAGCCGCGCACCTATGCCGAGGTGATTTCGACCTGGAAGACCTCGTGCCCGCGTCTGACCATCTGGGAAGACGCCGCCGACCGGGGCTATGTCGCCCGGGAGACGCTGCCCGGCATGGGCCTGATCATCGCGGTGACCGAGGATGGCGAGAAGTTCCTGCGCGTCAACGGCCGCTGATCTTCGCCTCTTCCCCAACTAGCTTGCTGCGTGTCCTCCACGTTGTCAGTGCGAGCGAAGCGATCCAGAATGTCTCCCTGGCGGTGCAGTCTGGATTGCTTCATCGCTTGCGCTCCTCGCAACGACGGCTACTCTCTGCGCAAATCACAGCAGCGGGGACCTTCCATGAACCTCAAACTCTTCGAGCTCGTCGGCACCGACGCCGCGCGGCCCTTCAGCCCGTATTGCTGGCGCACGCGCATGGCGCTTGCGCATAAGGGCCTCGCCGCGGACACGCTGCCCTGGCGCTTCACCGAGAAAGCCGCGATTGCACCGCACGGCTCGGAGAAGGTGCCGGTGCTGCTGCACGACGACAAGCCCGTCGTCGACTCCTGGACCATTGCCAACTATCTCGAAGACACCTTTCCCGATCGTCCTTCGCTGTTCGGCGGGGAGGGCGGCCGCGCCATGGCGAAGATACTGAACGGGTGGGGCGACATCGCGATCATCGGCGGCATCTTTCCGCTCATCATCGCCGACATCCCGAAGAACCTGGAGAAGGTCGATGCGGATTATTTCCGCCGGACGCGCGAGGCGCGTTTCGGCAAGCCGCTGGAGGAGATCATGGCGAGCCGCGACAGCGCTGTCGTCGCCTTCCGCAAGTCGCTCGACATCATGCGCCTCACTCTGAAGACGCAAGCCTTTCTCGGCGGCCAGGCGCCGAACTACGCCGACTACATCGTGTTCGGCGGCTTCCAGTGGGCGCGCGTGGTGAGCCCCTTCAAGCTGCTGGATGCGGACGACCCCGTCTACGCCTGGCGCGAAAAGCTGCTCGACGCGTTCGGTGGCATGGCCCGGAAGTCGCCGGGGCATGCGGTGTAGCCATCTGCGACTGCGCCATTACTTCGCCGCTTCCGCCACCGCCTTGCGCAGGCAATCGCGGCACAGGCAATCCTCGCCCTCGACCGGCATCGGCAGCCGCGACGTCTCCTCGGCGCACCAGCAGGCGTCGGACAATCCGCATGAAAACGCTGTGCCGCAGC
This genomic interval from Bradyrhizobium sp. CB82 contains the following:
- a CDS encoding glutathione S-transferase family protein, whose protein sequence is MNLKLFELVGTDAARPFSPYCWRTRMALAHKGLAADTLPWRFTEKAAIAPHGSEKVPVLLHDDKPVVDSWTIANYLEDTFPDRPSLFGGEGGRAMAKILNGWGDIAIIGGIFPLIIADIPKNLEKVDADYFRRTREARFGKPLEEIMASRDSAVVAFRKSLDIMRLTLKTQAFLGGQAPNYADYIVFGGFQWARVVSPFKLLDADDPVYAWREKLLDAFGGMARKSPGHAV
- a CDS encoding cysteine-rich CWC family protein; protein product: MTNRKEILTSPAAPLRQIVCSRCGTAFSCGLSDACWCAEETSRLPMPVEGEDCLCRDCLRKAVAEAAK